Proteins encoded together in one Vigna angularis cultivar LongXiaoDou No.4 chromosome 5, ASM1680809v1, whole genome shotgun sequence window:
- the LOC108339323 gene encoding protein disulfide isomerase-like 5-4 isoform X2 has protein sequence MMLLFGMEPCYLAVSASTSVIVYKSSDHYYLRNFNKSFLEVSYGFASNDVSDVMETERINIAKTVLDSNSRPAGTEFRSGTVTNAVKHDDEVDGESDEGSFSLTTLNFDNYVNQFPITVVNFYVPWCYWSQRLVIIFIIILYLFIKK, from the exons ATGATGTTATTGTTTGGAATG GAACCATGTTATTTGGCTGTCAGCGCCTCCACATCTGTGATTGTTTACAAGAGCTCTGATCATTACTATTTACGTAATTTCAATAAAAG ttttcttGAAGTCTCATATGGGTTTGCATCAAATGATGTGAGTGACGTGATGGAAACA GAAAGGATCAATATAGCAAAAACAGTTCTTGATTCAAATTCAAGACCGGCTGGCACTGAGTTTCGTTCAGGTACAGTTACAAATGCTGTAAAGCATGATGATGAAGTAGATGGAGAATCTGATGAAGGTTCATTTTCACTCACAacacttaattttgataattatgtTAATCA GTTCCCAATTACAGTTGTAAATTTCTATGTACCTTGGTGCTATTGGTCTCAGCGTTTggtaataatttttatcataattctGTATCTGTTCATCAAGAAATAA
- the LOC108339323 gene encoding protein disulfide isomerase-like 5-4 isoform X1, with product MISATEPKSGDLYRKILGGLTEARLSIVAVLSMMLLFGMEPCYLAVSASTSVIVYKSSDHYYLRNFNKSFLEVSYGFASNDVSDVMETERINIAKTVLDSNSRPAGTEFRSGTVTNAVKHDDEVDGESDEGSFSLTTLNFDNYVNQFPITVVNFYVPWCYWSQRLVIIFIIILYLFIKK from the exons ATGATTTCTGCAACTGAGCCCAAATCCGGTGATCTTTACAG AAAAATCCTGGGAGGTTTGACTGAGGCGCGATTATCCATAGTGGCAGTTCTCTCCATGATGTTATTGTTTGGAATG GAACCATGTTATTTGGCTGTCAGCGCCTCCACATCTGTGATTGTTTACAAGAGCTCTGATCATTACTATTTACGTAATTTCAATAAAAG ttttcttGAAGTCTCATATGGGTTTGCATCAAATGATGTGAGTGACGTGATGGAAACA GAAAGGATCAATATAGCAAAAACAGTTCTTGATTCAAATTCAAGACCGGCTGGCACTGAGTTTCGTTCAGGTACAGTTACAAATGCTGTAAAGCATGATGATGAAGTAGATGGAGAATCTGATGAAGGTTCATTTTCACTCACAacacttaattttgataattatgtTAATCA GTTCCCAATTACAGTTGTAAATTTCTATGTACCTTGGTGCTATTGGTCTCAGCGTTTggtaataatttttatcataattctGTATCTGTTCATCAAGAAATAA